The proteins below come from a single Cannabis sativa cultivar Pink pepper isolate KNU-18-1 chromosome 3, ASM2916894v1, whole genome shotgun sequence genomic window:
- the LOC115709744 gene encoding ATP synthase subunit O, mitochondrial, producing MAFAGRMRSTIPLASKLVSSESLATASRSNPQKALLSPIFTDSEISRNFSTATEKKEVKVKVPLALFGGCGNYASALYVAAVKTNALDKVESELNDIVEATKQSPVFSQFTKDPSVPAKTRVGAIDDICIQAKFSDVTKNFLVTVAANGRLRYIDSIAKKFEELTMAHRGEVRAIVTTVIPIPPEEEKELKAALQDIIGHGKKVILEQKIDTSILGGLVVEFDRKVFDMSIKTRARQMERFLREPINIGNL from the exons ATGGCGTTCGCAGGTCGTATGAGATCGACTATCCCACTCGCATCTAAGCTGGTCAGTTCAGAATCACTCGCCACTGCCAGTAGATCGAACCCTCAGAAAGCTCTACTTTCCCCTATTTTCACCGATTCTGAG ATCTCCAGGAATTTCTCAACTGCTACTGAGAAGAAGGAAGTAAAGGTTAAG GTTCCATTGGCTTTGTTTGGTGGCTGTGGGAACTATGCCTCTGCTTTATATGTGGCAGCAGTAAAGACTAATGCCTTGGATAAGGTTGAGTCTGAGCTTAATGATATTGTTGAGGCTACAAAGCAAAGTCCTGTGTTTTCTCAATTCACCAAGGATCCATCAGTTCCTGCAAAGACTCGAGTGGGTGCAATTGATGACATTTGCATCCAAGCTAAATTTTCAGATGTTACAAAGAACTTCTTGG tTACCGTAGCTGCAAATGGTAGGCTAAGATACATTGACAGCATAGCAAAGAAATTCGAAGAGTTGACTATGGCTCACCGAGGAGAAGTGAGAGCTATTGTGACAACTGTCATT CCCATTCCACCTGAGGAGGAGAAAGAGTTGAAAGCTGCATTGCAAGATATCATTGGCCATGGGAAGAAGGTTATTCTTGAACAGAAG ATTGATACCAGTATTCTGGGTGGGCTCGTGGTAGAATTCGATAGGAAGGTGTTTGACATGTCTATTAAGACTAGGGCACGTCAAATGGAGAGGTTCTTGCGAGAACCGATAAACATCGGCAACCTCTAA
- the LOC115711576 gene encoding uncharacterized protein LOC115711576, with protein MEPAKIDWKNIESKFVEDVLYEHINAPKWFDFLSPNDHPVDDDESWFCRPGCNHPKTAEDFLKSTPFKLASPAGVSQISLLGDRSQREAKLKRRGVAHQAWITPIGNSKFNDDSENHNPNFSTPLNNSNNNHAKIIKSAFKSSTEKKEAVVEAPLQQKNNNEVLPPRLKSTLSARNLFAGRDILNQITEFCNELKRMATRTKEREESVKENVVMDGKIKGEVLGELDWKGKERKPLLDGVKENPQEMERCILKEKPQEMERGILKEKPRRKKRNDETENTPLSKTMNLVLENVNRKGNDNLLQIRTNPPSPQCFSATRGGGVLGKSTPTTTPTPSKLPKSKLMERGILQEQNKQLLVAKEESIEKNKRASSIVDPKEAKTLDVFWFLKPCTLSTYSA; from the exons ATGGAACCAGCAAAGATTGACTGGAAAAACATTGAGTCAAAGTTTGTAGAAGATGTGTTATACGAGCACATTAACGCACCAAAATGGTTCGATTTCTTGTCCCCAAACGACCACCCTGTGGATGATGATGAGTCTTGGTTTTGCAGACCTG GTTGCAATCACCCAAAGACAGCTGAAGATTTTCTCAAATCTACTccttttaag CTTGCAAGCCCAGCTGGTGTTTCTCAAATATCTCTACTTGGTGATAGAAGTCAAAG AGAGGCCAAGTTGAAGAGAAGAGGTGTAGCTCATCAAGCTTGGATTACACCAATTGGTAACTCGAAATTCAATGATGACAGTGAAAATCATAATCCAAATTTTTCGACTCCTTTAAACAACAGCAATAACAACCATGCTAAGATCATCAAATCGGCTTTCAAATCAAGCACTGAAAAGAAAGAAGCTGTAGTAGAAGCTCCATTGCAGCAGAAGAACAATAATGAGGTGCTGCCACCGAGGCTGAAAAGCACACTTTCTGCGAGGAACTTGTTTGCAGGGCGGGATATTCTAAATCAGATTACTGAGTTTTGTAATGAGTTGAAGAGAATGGCAACAAGAACAAaggagagagaagagagtgtgAAGGAAAATGTGGTGATGGATGGAAAGATTAAAGGTGAGGTGTTGGGTGAGTTGGATTGGAAAGGGAAGGAGAGGAAGCCATTGCTTGATGGAGTTAAAGAGAATCCTCAAGAGATGGAGAGATGCATTCTCAAAGAGAAGCCTCAAGAGATGGAGAGGGGCATTCTCAAGGAGAAGCCAAGAAGAAAAAA AAGAAATGATGAGACAGAGAACACTCCTTTATCCAAGACTATGAACTTGGTCTTAGAGAATGTAAATCGCAAAGGCAACGATAATTTGTTGCAAATCCGAACAAATCCTCCATCTCCTCAATGCTTTTCCGCCACCAGGGGTGGAGGCGTCCTCGGAAAGAGTACTCCAACCACCACTCCGACCCCTTCAAAGCTTCCCAAATCCAAGCTCATG GAGAGAGGAATCCTTCAAGAGCAGAATAAGCAATTATTAGTAGCAAAGGAAGAGTCCATAGAGAAAAACAAAAGAGCTTCTTCTATTGTTGATCCTAAAGAAGCAAAGACTTTGGATGTATTTTGGTTTCTGAAGCCTTGCACACTATCCACCTACAGTGCTTAG
- the LOC115708875 gene encoding E3 ubiquitin-protein ligase BIG BROTHER isoform X3, with the protein MDFFEGLTHVPPLTYPHPPSVHDQESLYWSMNMNPYKFGFSGTETTTSTSYYGHYEVNDHLPRMDMNRRAWEYPSMMTTEEIPTTDHSVQHFEDGSSSGDADAAPVHATLEENIPNQQNSNTSSSQTVWQDGIDPDNMTYEELLDLGETVGTQSRGLSDDLINLLPTSKYKFGSFFSRKKSGERCVICQMRYKRGDKLMKLPCKHLYHSECISKWLSINKVCPVCNMEVFGDELS; encoded by the exons ATGGATTTCTTTGAAGGCCTCACACATGTCCCTCCACTCACTTATCCTCATCCTCCCTCTGTCCATGATCag GAAAGTTTATACTGGTCAATGAACATGAATCCATACAAATTTGGATTCTCTGGGACAGAAACTACTACTTCTACTTCTTACTATGGTCATTATGAGGTAAATGATCATTTGCCAAGAATGGATATGAACAGGAGAGCTTGGGAATACCCTTCTATGATGACCACAGAGGAAATTCCAACCACAGATCACTCAGTACAACATTTCGAGGATGGATCGTCATCAGGAGATGCGGATGCAGCACCGGTTCATGCCACACTTGAAGAAA ATATCCCAAATCAACAGAACAGTAATACCAGCTCTTCCCAG ACTGTGTGGCAAGATGGCATAGATCCTGACAACATGACCTACGAG GAATTACTAGACTTGGGTGAAACAGTTGGTACTCAAAGTCGAGGACTTTCCGATGATCTGATCAACTTGCTTCCGACATCCAAGTATAAGTTTGGAAGTTTTTTCTCAAGAAAAAAATCCGGGGaaag GTGTGTGATTTGCCAAATGAGGTACAAAAGAGGAGATAAGCTAATGAAATTACCATGCAAACATTTATATCATAGTGAATGCATTAGCAAATGGCTCAGCATTAACAAG GTATGCCCGGTTTGTAACATGGAGGTATTTGGCGACGAGCTAAGTTGA
- the LOC115708875 gene encoding E3 ubiquitin-protein ligase BIG BROTHER isoform X1 encodes MNEDRQMEVHYIDTGFPYTATESFMDFFEGLTHVPPLTYPHPPSVHDQESLYWSMNMNPYKFGFSGTETTTSTSYYGHYEVNDHLPRMDMNRRAWEYPSMMTTEEIPTTDHSVQHFEDGSSSGDADAAPVHATLEENIPNQQNSNTSSSQTVWQDGIDPDNMTYEELLDLGETVGTQSRGLSDDLINLLPTSKYKFGSFFSRKKSGERCVICQMRYKRGDKLMKLPCKHLYHSECISKWLSINKVCPVCNMEVFGDELS; translated from the exons aTGAACGAGGATAGACAAATGGAAGTGCATTACATAGACACTGGCTTTCCTTACACAGCTACTGAAAGCTTCATGGATTTCTTTGAAGGCCTCACACATGTCCCTCCACTCACTTATCCTCATCCTCCCTCTGTCCATGATCag GAAAGTTTATACTGGTCAATGAACATGAATCCATACAAATTTGGATTCTCTGGGACAGAAACTACTACTTCTACTTCTTACTATGGTCATTATGAGGTAAATGATCATTTGCCAAGAATGGATATGAACAGGAGAGCTTGGGAATACCCTTCTATGATGACCACAGAGGAAATTCCAACCACAGATCACTCAGTACAACATTTCGAGGATGGATCGTCATCAGGAGATGCGGATGCAGCACCGGTTCATGCCACACTTGAAGAAA ATATCCCAAATCAACAGAACAGTAATACCAGCTCTTCCCAG ACTGTGTGGCAAGATGGCATAGATCCTGACAACATGACCTACGAG GAATTACTAGACTTGGGTGAAACAGTTGGTACTCAAAGTCGAGGACTTTCCGATGATCTGATCAACTTGCTTCCGACATCCAAGTATAAGTTTGGAAGTTTTTTCTCAAGAAAAAAATCCGGGGaaag GTGTGTGATTTGCCAAATGAGGTACAAAAGAGGAGATAAGCTAATGAAATTACCATGCAAACATTTATATCATAGTGAATGCATTAGCAAATGGCTCAGCATTAACAAG GTATGCCCGGTTTGTAACATGGAGGTATTTGGCGACGAGCTAAGTTGA
- the LOC115708875 gene encoding E3 ubiquitin-protein ligase BIG BROTHER isoform X2 produces MEVHYIDTGFPYTATESFMDFFEGLTHVPPLTYPHPPSVHDQESLYWSMNMNPYKFGFSGTETTTSTSYYGHYEVNDHLPRMDMNRRAWEYPSMMTTEEIPTTDHSVQHFEDGSSSGDADAAPVHATLEENIPNQQNSNTSSSQTVWQDGIDPDNMTYEELLDLGETVGTQSRGLSDDLINLLPTSKYKFGSFFSRKKSGERCVICQMRYKRGDKLMKLPCKHLYHSECISKWLSINKVCPVCNMEVFGDELS; encoded by the exons ATGGAAGTGCATTACATAGACACTGGCTTTCCTTACACAGCTACTGAAAGCTTCATGGATTTCTTTGAAGGCCTCACACATGTCCCTCCACTCACTTATCCTCATCCTCCCTCTGTCCATGATCag GAAAGTTTATACTGGTCAATGAACATGAATCCATACAAATTTGGATTCTCTGGGACAGAAACTACTACTTCTACTTCTTACTATGGTCATTATGAGGTAAATGATCATTTGCCAAGAATGGATATGAACAGGAGAGCTTGGGAATACCCTTCTATGATGACCACAGAGGAAATTCCAACCACAGATCACTCAGTACAACATTTCGAGGATGGATCGTCATCAGGAGATGCGGATGCAGCACCGGTTCATGCCACACTTGAAGAAA ATATCCCAAATCAACAGAACAGTAATACCAGCTCTTCCCAG ACTGTGTGGCAAGATGGCATAGATCCTGACAACATGACCTACGAG GAATTACTAGACTTGGGTGAAACAGTTGGTACTCAAAGTCGAGGACTTTCCGATGATCTGATCAACTTGCTTCCGACATCCAAGTATAAGTTTGGAAGTTTTTTCTCAAGAAAAAAATCCGGGGaaag GTGTGTGATTTGCCAAATGAGGTACAAAAGAGGAGATAAGCTAATGAAATTACCATGCAAACATTTATATCATAGTGAATGCATTAGCAAATGGCTCAGCATTAACAAG GTATGCCCGGTTTGTAACATGGAGGTATTTGGCGACGAGCTAAGTTGA
- the LOC115711611 gene encoding ADP,ATP carrier protein 1, mitochondrial: protein MDNRHQHPTVMQKVAGQFLSNSSISRDAGFQRPAVYQRPAAYGNYRNAALQYQCSATTDLSMVPSAASPIFVQAPAEKGHFMIDFLMGGVSAAVSKTAAAPIERVKLLIQNQDEMIKAGRLSQPYKGIGECFGRTIKDEGFGSLWRGNTANVIRYFPTQALNFAFKDYFKRLFNFKKDRDGYWKWFAGNLGSGGAAGASSLLFVYSLDYARTRLANDSKAAKKGGERQFNGLVDVYKKTLKSDGIAGLYRGFNISCVGIIVYRGLYFGLYDSLKPVLLTGDLQDSFFASFALGWLITNGAGLASYPIDTVRRRMMMTSGEAVKYKSSFDAFTQILKNEGAKSLFKGAGANILRAIAGAGVLSGYDKLQLVVFGKKYGSGGG, encoded by the exons ATGGATAATAGGCATCAACATCCTACAGTCATGCAAAAGGTAGCAGGGCAATTCCTTAGCAATTCTAGCATTTCTCGGGATGCTGGTTTCCAACGTCCTGCTGTGTATCAAAGGCCTGCTGCATATGGAAATTACCGTAATGCTGCATTGCAATACCAGTGCAGTGCTACTACTGATTTGTCCATGGTTCCATCAGCTGCATCGCCTATCTTTGTTCAAGCCCCAGCTGAGAAAGGACATTTTATGATTGATTTCCTTATGGGTGGAGTTTCTGCTGCTGTGTCCAAAACAGCTGCTGCCCCAATTGAGCGTGTCAAACTTCTGATTCAGAACCAGGATGAGATGATTAAAGCCGGTCGTCTTTCACAACCCTACAAGGGCATTGGTGAGTGCTTTGGCCGAACCATCAAGGATGAGGGATTTGGTTCGTTGTGGAGGGGCAACACAGCCAATGTTATTCGTTACTTCCCTACTCAG GCCCTGAACTTTGCCTTCAAGGATTACTTCAAGAGGCTTTTCAATTTCAAGAAAGACAGGGATGGTTATTGGAAGTGGTTCGCTGGAAACTTGGGGTCTGGAGGTGCCGCTGGTGCTTCTTCCCTTCTTTTTGTCTATTCTTTGGACTATGCCCGTACTCGTTTGGCTAATGATTCAAAGGCTGCCAAGAAGGGAGGCGAAAGACAATTCAATGGTCTAGTTGATGTCTACAAGAAGACTTTGAAGAGTGATGGTATTGCTGGTCTCTACCGTGGATTCAACATCTCTTGTGTTGGTATCATTGTGTACCGTGGTCTTTACTTTGGATTGTACGATTCTTTGAAGCCAGTCCTCCTTACTGGAGACTTGCAG GATAGTTTCTTTGCTAGCTTTGCCCTTGGTTGGCTTATCACCAATGGTGCTGGTCTTGCTTCCTACCCAATTGACACTGTTCGTAGAAGAATGATGATGACATCTGGTGAAGCCGTCAAGTACAAGAGCTCCTTTGACGCTTTCACCCAAATCTTGAAGAACGAGGGTGCCAAGTCTCTGTTCAAGGGTGCTGGTGCTAACATCCTTCGTGCCATCGCTGGTGCTGGTGTGCTATCTGGTTACGACAAATTGCAGCTGGTTGTGTTCGGAAAGAAGTACGGATCTGGTGGCGGTTAA
- the LOC115711222 gene encoding ADP,ATP carrier protein 1, mitochondrial, which yields MDNRHQHPTVMQKVAGQFLSNSSISRDAKSYDVGFQRPAVYQRPAAYGNYRNAALQYQCKATTDLSMVPSAASPIFVQAPAEKGHFMIDFLMGGVSAAVSKTAAAPIERVKLLIQNQDEMIKSGRLSQPYKGIGECFSRTIKEEGFGSLWRGNTANVIRYFPTQALNFAFKDYFKRLFNFKKDRDGYWKWFAGNLGSGGAAGASSLLFVYSLDYARTRLANDAKAAKKGGERQFNGLVDVYKKTLKTDGLAGLYRGFNISCVGIIVYRGLYFGLYDSLKPVLLTGDMQDSFFASFALGWLITNGAGLASYPIDTVRRRMMMTSGEAVKYKSSFDAFTQILKNEGAKSLFKGAGANILRAIAGAGVLSGYDKLQLVVFGKKYGSGGG from the exons ATGGATAATAGGCATCAACATCCTACAGTCATGCAAAAGGTAGCTGGCCAATTCCTTAGCAATTCTAGCATTTCGCGGGATGCTAAGAGCTATGATGTTGGTTTCCAACGCCCTGCTGTGTATCAAAGGCCGGCTGCATATGGAAATTATCGTAATGCTGCATTGCAGTACCAGTGCAAAGCTACTACTGATCTGTCCATGGTTCCATCAGCTGCTTCCCCTATCTTTGTTCAAGCCCCGGCAGAGAAGGGACATTTTATGATTGATTTTCTTATGGGTGGAGTTTCTGCTGCTGTGTCCAAGACAGCTGCTGCCCCAATTGAGCGTGTTAAACTTCTGATTCAGAACCAGGACGAGATGATTAAATCTGGCCGTCTCTCGCAACCCTACAAGGGTATTGGTGAGTGCTTCAGCCGAACCATCAAGGAAGAGGGATTTGGTTCATTGTGGAGAGGGAACACAGCTAACGTTATTCGTTACTTCCCTACTCAG GCCCTGAACTTTGCCTTTAAGGATTACTTCAAGAGGCTTTTCAATTTCAAGAAAGACAGGGATGGTTATTGGAAGTGGTTTGCTGGAAACTTGGGATCTGGAGGAGCCGCTGGTGCTTCTTCCCTTCTTTTCGTCTACTCCCTGGACTATGCTCGTACTCGTCTTGCTAATGATGCCAAGGCTGCCAAGAAGGGAGGCGAAAGACAATTCAATGGTCTAGTTGATGTCTACAAGAAGACTTTGAAGACTGATGGTCTTGCTGGTCTCTACCGTGGATTCAACATTTCTTGTGTCGGTATCATTGTGTACCGTGGTCTTTACTTTGGATTGTACGACTCTCTGAAGCCAGTCCTCCTTACCGGAGACATGCAG GATAGTTTCTTTGCTAGCTTTGCCCTCGGTTGGCTCATCACCAACGGTGCCGGTCTTGCTTCATACCCAATTGACACTGTTCGTAGAAGAATGATGATGACATCTGGTGAAGCCGTCAAGTACAAGAGCTCGTTCGATGCATTCACCCAAATCTTGAAGAACGAGGGTGCCAAGTCTCTGTTCAAGGGTGCTGGTGCTAACATCCTTCGTGCTATCGCTGGTGCTGGTGTGCTCTCTGGTTACGACAAATTGCAGCTGGTCGTGTTCGGAAAGAAGTACGGATCTGGCGGCGGCTAA